The following are encoded together in the Acidobacteriota bacterium genome:
- a CDS encoding DUF1028 domain-containing protein, protein MRKTGFLLFLLVTLHARAFATWSVIAVDRKTGQVVIASATCVPQQAFAGFPAKGLKDVQAIILPGIGVAAAQANVDRTRRLQKLIANELNRGTDPARIIDMLKADDQNHPSRQYGIVDLKGRSGGYSGASNGKQSLDRQGRVEGAEVYFSIQGNILTQDDVVEEAVKAFKQARGTLADRVMAAMEAADARGGDRRCNCGTPPDPPASCDNKTAHVAYLVVANKNDKIGEGLNDGNYFVEIQVTDQDIKPHENDNPVKTLRMRYDRWVKERPRRGR, encoded by the coding sequence ATGCGAAAAACCGGTTTTCTTCTTTTTCTCCTCGTAACACTTCATGCGCGAGCGTTCGCCACATGGTCGGTCATCGCCGTAGATCGAAAGACAGGGCAAGTGGTCATCGCATCCGCCACCTGCGTTCCTCAACAAGCGTTCGCCGGTTTCCCGGCAAAAGGATTGAAAGACGTTCAAGCCATCATCCTTCCCGGCATTGGCGTTGCCGCCGCCCAGGCTAATGTGGATCGAACTCGCCGGCTTCAGAAGCTGATCGCTAATGAGCTGAACCGCGGCACTGATCCCGCTCGTATCATAGATATGCTGAAGGCCGACGATCAGAATCATCCCTCGCGTCAGTATGGCATCGTCGATCTTAAGGGACGCTCGGGGGGTTATTCGGGAGCGAGCAACGGCAAGCAATCGCTCGACCGGCAGGGCAGAGTCGAAGGCGCCGAGGTTTACTTTTCTATCCAGGGAAACATTCTTACGCAAGACGATGTTGTCGAAGAGGCGGTCAAGGCTTTCAAGCAGGCCCGAGGAACGCTTGCGGATCGCGTGATGGCTGCGATGGAAGCGGCGGACGCTCGCGGCGGAGACCGGCGCTGCAACTGCGGCACCCCGCCCGACCCTCCTGCTTCATGCGATAACAAGACGGCTCACGTCGCTTATCTTGTCGTCGCCAACAAGAATGATAAGATAGGCGAGGGGCTCAACGACGGAAACTACTTCGTCGAGATTCAGGTGACGGATCAGGACATCAAACCCCACGAGAACGACAATCCAGTCAAGACTCTGCGAATGCGCTACGATCGTTGGGTCAAGGAGCGCCCCCGGCGCGGGCGTTAG
- a CDS encoding GAF domain-containing protein, producing the protein MPSLLIQTGSATIVIAVVVLVLAIGLMAFMFARSGAQRREREARVRDRLLEMEREGQFAAAADRVPVSRRPAEMVSHIAGLFHEYLSMCLLAVYAGQETEASLVDVSGESEVWAPSLSMALPDSVPASLLTKHSQPAVVNLALIGGKEAATSHVAEEPSDEQIALKPEESADADHIEQGQTWVGSGNEPPAGPGIEDVMLVPWHGPFQWNGLIVVSVPAGTPADALDPYRESLARLTDRLAVALELELTDAAIEAFDERASRTTDFSRSLISCLEEVSPLDAIVREVTRLMGSDSAALWRVDEAGAMVRMVAAYGLKSPEFLPLPIGQGLAGGVAQSGETLAIEDAPADPRCIFPREARESGIVAYLGAALAADSDILGVIEVHCGTRRSWTESDRRALESAATVISELVKSTDSRGNRLRVESAYLGLSEALQRLRSPDEVKEAVVEVLGHALGASRVMVVEFNDLGQTDPIRQEYRQPSAKSALGATFEETLVAKVASSAGTQAIAIAGSQELSLMGAEMAAELDVVSELAVPIRVDGKTSAIVYVHQCDRVREWEHEEVEFAERVVRQLSLSLSNLGSRELALTEAQLARDEARRASEGGSRAEAMLTGLPEMVIGLDREGNLSFFNAAAADRRGLTPDDLGRPAESLTNAENPIWRQIATCESVTRFDAQMNLRSGAHDAMTPVSISAAPLRNEKGEISGRLIVASDLSHTKSGDASERIQQLEQKLQSLERVLAHSRDVEEQARAMLGEASALEAKARSEADDSRRAEAETRQQLERVQEEHKQVQGSAQQLLEINKLKSEFIVNAGHEIEASLQSVLGLAELLERGSYGNLTAEQREAVHGIYGWARRIKSDVDWLIEYGSTRTRRLESSGG; encoded by the coding sequence ATGCCATCCTTACTGATTCAGACGGGCTCGGCGACGATAGTGATTGCCGTCGTTGTTTTGGTCCTGGCTATTGGACTCATGGCTTTTATGTTTGCGCGGTCGGGCGCACAGAGAAGAGAGCGCGAGGCTCGAGTGCGCGACCGGCTGTTAGAGATGGAACGCGAAGGGCAGTTTGCAGCGGCAGCCGACCGCGTACCGGTTTCTCGGCGGCCCGCCGAGATGGTCTCGCATATTGCCGGCCTATTCCACGAGTATCTGTCGATGTGCTTGCTGGCTGTTTATGCAGGACAGGAGACGGAAGCCAGCCTCGTAGATGTGAGCGGCGAGAGCGAAGTGTGGGCGCCGTCGCTTTCAATGGCGTTGCCGGATTCGGTGCCTGCATCATTGCTGACAAAACATTCGCAACCGGCAGTCGTGAACCTTGCTCTGATCGGCGGTAAGGAAGCTGCTACGTCCCACGTTGCCGAAGAACCTTCGGATGAACAAATCGCGCTGAAGCCAGAAGAGAGCGCGGACGCCGACCACATTGAGCAAGGTCAGACTTGGGTCGGGAGCGGCAATGAACCGCCAGCCGGGCCAGGTATCGAGGACGTGATGCTTGTGCCGTGGCACGGTCCATTTCAGTGGAACGGGCTGATCGTTGTGTCGGTTCCTGCGGGTACCCCGGCGGATGCGCTTGATCCGTATCGTGAGTCACTGGCCCGATTGACGGACCGGCTTGCGGTGGCGCTCGAGCTTGAACTCACTGATGCGGCGATTGAAGCTTTCGACGAGCGGGCGTCGCGCACTACGGACTTTTCGCGGTCGCTCATTTCGTGCCTGGAAGAGGTGTCGCCCCTCGACGCAATCGTCCGCGAGGTGACCAGGCTTATGGGCAGCGACAGCGCGGCGTTGTGGCGGGTCGACGAAGCGGGCGCGATGGTAAGGATGGTCGCGGCTTATGGGTTGAAGTCGCCGGAGTTCTTGCCGTTGCCGATTGGGCAGGGACTCGCCGGCGGAGTAGCCCAGAGCGGTGAGACGCTCGCGATCGAAGACGCTCCCGCCGATCCGCGCTGCATCTTCCCGCGTGAAGCTCGCGAGAGCGGCATCGTCGCCTATCTGGGCGCGGCGCTGGCGGCGGATAGTGACATCCTGGGTGTCATCGAAGTTCATTGCGGCACCCGGCGCTCGTGGACAGAGAGCGATCGGCGCGCACTGGAATCGGCTGCGACGGTTATCTCCGAACTGGTCAAGAGCACAGACTCACGAGGTAACCGGCTGAGAGTCGAGAGCGCGTACCTCGGTTTGTCGGAGGCGCTTCAACGACTGCGCTCGCCCGACGAGGTCAAAGAAGCGGTGGTCGAAGTGCTCGGTCATGCGCTCGGGGCATCGCGCGTTATGGTGGTCGAGTTCAACGATCTCGGTCAAACGGATCCGATCAGGCAAGAGTACCGGCAGCCTTCCGCAAAATCGGCTCTAGGAGCCACTTTTGAGGAGACGCTGGTTGCCAAGGTTGCGTCCTCGGCGGGCACGCAGGCGATAGCGATAGCCGGCTCTCAAGAGCTATCGTTGATGGGCGCGGAGATGGCAGCCGAGCTCGACGTAGTGTCTGAGCTGGCAGTTCCGATCAGAGTCGACGGCAAAACAAGCGCGATCGTCTATGTTCATCAGTGTGACCGCGTCAGGGAATGGGAGCACGAAGAGGTCGAGTTTGCAGAGCGGGTGGTCCGTCAGTTATCCCTTTCACTCTCGAACCTGGGCTCGCGAGAACTGGCGCTTACCGAGGCGCAACTGGCTCGCGACGAAGCGCGGCGCGCGAGTGAAGGAGGCAGCCGCGCGGAAGCGATGCTGACCGGGCTTCCGGAGATGGTCATCGGCTTGGATCGCGAAGGCAACTTGAGCTTCTTCAACGCGGCAGCCGCGGATCGGCGCGGTCTCACACCTGACGATCTGGGCCGCCCGGCGGAATCGCTGACCAATGCCGAGAACCCGATTTGGCGGCAAATCGCGACATGTGAAAGCGTGACGCGGTTTGATGCGCAGATGAATCTAAGATCGGGGGCCCATGATGCAATGACGCCCGTCAGCATCTCCGCAGCGCCCCTTCGCAATGAGAAGGGTGAGATCAGCGGCCGCCTGATCGTCGCGTCAGACTTGAGTCATACAAAGTCGGGCGATGCTTCGGAGCGCATACAGCAACTTGAACAGAAGCTCCAAAGCCTCGAGCGGGTGCTTGCGCATTCGCGAGACGTGGAAGAACAAGCTCGGGCGATGCTCGGGGAAGCATCGGCGCTTGAAGCAAAGGCGCGGTCTGAAGCTGACGACTCGCGGCGCGCTGAAGCAGAAACCAGACAACAACTCGAGCGTGTTCAGGAAGAGCACAAACAGGTGCAAGGCTCAGCTCAGCAATTGCTCGAGATCAACAAGCTCAAGAGCGAGTTCATTGTGAACGCCGGGCACGAAATAGAGGCATCACTGCAATCGGTGTTGGGCCTGGCCGAGCTGCTTGAACGCGGCTCATACGGCAACCTTACGGCCGAACAGCGCGAGGCAGTTCATGGCATATACGGTTGGGCCCGACGGATCAAGAGCGATGTAGACTGGCTGATCGAATACGGCTCGACGCGCACGCGACGGCTTGAATCGAGCGGCGGCTAA
- a CDS encoding phosphotransferase family protein, translating into MQSDTITENGDTAPIRPGEELDLQALEGYLRAHLSELLPGEPNDHARIEVEQFPGGHSNLTYLVRLGGHEFVLRRPPFGPVAPTAHDMPREYRLLGAVHPLFPLAPRPYLLCEDTSIIGVPFYVMERRRGLVIRRDIPKEIGGDLGLRRRVSEGMIDTLAMLHAVDIYSSNLVNIGKPVGFVTRQVKGWTERWHRSKTNELPDIEEVIQWLTTRIPLEPDREAGRPATLVHNDFKLDNTMLDPRDPARVVAVLDWEMCTVGDPLIDVGIFLCYWAMKGDPEARRESISPVTTEPGWITRQEIIERYAQKTGRDLSGIAFYEVFALFKTAVVLQQIYFRFVKGQTHDERFKQFDRRVNGLARAASDLAEESGI; encoded by the coding sequence ATGCAATCCGACACGATTACAGAGAACGGCGACACCGCGCCGATCAGGCCCGGTGAAGAACTCGACCTCCAAGCGCTCGAGGGATACTTGCGTGCGCACCTATCGGAGCTGCTTCCGGGCGAGCCCAACGATCACGCGCGCATAGAAGTCGAGCAGTTTCCCGGGGGGCACTCGAACCTGACTTATCTGGTGAGGCTTGGCGGGCACGAATTTGTTTTGCGGCGGCCTCCGTTCGGCCCGGTCGCGCCGACGGCACACGACATGCCTCGTGAGTACCGACTGCTCGGGGCCGTTCATCCGCTGTTTCCGCTCGCGCCACGGCCTTACTTGCTCTGCGAAGACACCTCAATTATCGGCGTGCCCTTCTATGTGATGGAGCGAAGGCGAGGTCTGGTCATTCGCCGCGATATACCCAAAGAGATTGGCGGTGATCTCGGGCTGCGCCGGCGGGTGAGCGAAGGCATGATCGATACGCTTGCGATGTTGCACGCAGTCGATATCTATTCGTCAAACCTGGTTAATATCGGCAAGCCTGTCGGCTTCGTCACCCGCCAAGTAAAAGGCTGGACCGAACGATGGCACCGCTCGAAGACAAACGAGCTGCCGGATATTGAGGAGGTGATTCAATGGCTCACCACCCGCATTCCGCTCGAGCCTGATCGCGAAGCGGGACGACCGGCAACGCTCGTGCACAACGATTTCAAGCTCGACAACACGATGCTTGATCCTCGGGACCCGGCTCGCGTTGTTGCGGTGCTGGATTGGGAGATGTGCACGGTTGGCGATCCGCTGATCGACGTTGGAATCTTCCTGTGCTACTGGGCCATGAAGGGCGACCCCGAGGCGCGCCGCGAATCGATAAGTCCTGTGACGACCGAGCCCGGCTGGATCACCAGGCAAGAGATCATCGAGCGCTATGCCCAAAAGACAGGTCGTGATCTTTCGGGCATCGCGTTCTACGAAGTGTTTGCGCTGTTCAAAACGGCAGTCGTGCTGCAGCAGATCTACTTCCGTTTCGTAAAGGGTCAGACCCACGATGAGCGGTTTAAGCAGTTCGATCGGCGTGTGAATGGCCTGGCGCGGGCGGCGTCGGATCTGGCGGAAGAATCGGGAATCTGA
- a CDS encoding toll/interleukin-1 receptor domain-containing protein, protein MSTHKVFISYSQSDKEWARKFAETIASSGVEVWFDEFNIKPGQPLVEALEKGLRESDAVVLLINAENVNRPNLFFEIGAALGMNKAIIPVVPKDFEYSKLPLPLQRIKFLVRNSPEETARELASAVEALYGEAA, encoded by the coding sequence ATGAGCACACACAAAGTCTTCATATCCTATTCTCAATCTGATAAGGAATGGGCACGTAAGTTTGCAGAGACTATCGCGAGTAGCGGGGTCGAAGTTTGGTTCGATGAGTTCAATATCAAACCAGGCCAACCGCTAGTCGAGGCGCTAGAAAAAGGGCTTAGGGAAAGTGACGCCGTGGTGTTATTGATCAATGCAGAAAACGTAAATCGCCCGAACCTCTTCTTCGAGATAGGTGCAGCCTTGGGGATGAACAAGGCAATAATCCCGGTCGTGCCGAAAGACTTCGAGTATAGTAAGTTGCCTCTCCCCCTCCAACGCATAAAGTTTCTTGTTCGAAACTCGCCTGAAGAAACAGCAAGAGAATTAGCCAGTGCGGTGGAAGCGCTCTACGGCGAGGCAGCATAA
- a CDS encoding cobaltochelatase subunit CobN — translation MKITVFYVGTSLLAPLRRAEAEINSHHKLELQIASYNCGAPLTEPQWNSAERDVGGSDLVFVIHVTEGENAARIAAALDRCGKRHSAVIAFNCMPELMRRVRMGKLDFGKLMKPRESDEQGGEKISGPGIARKLGTWMADFVKGRTPVSGDSPKRVGPPANADQYVKLIGRLPSILKFVPGAGKLRDIKNYLLLFGYFLQPTPNNIRSMLLFAIKSYAPGDHRSLEIEPAEAMPVMGVYHPDAPKLFETFEAYKEWYERKRRRKLDGDQTIGLLLMRPQIISDARRHYDGLIRAIEEEGLCVIPAISTFMDNRDACRKFFVEDLDVVGRAKPEEQGSKRNGGGKPRVSQVVSLTGFSFVGGPAMNDSQAAAEFLKRLDVPFRSMVSLDIQTIESWNQSKLGLNAIQAAMQVAIPEIDGATEPFVYGGLPANGNQPEPLEERCRRIARRLARWNRLRVAPRADVRLALLVFCFPPNKGNIGTAADLDVFPSLWEILSKLRSDGYAVDVPDSSEQLREMLLEGNSAEFGMLANVAYRMSVDEYRRLCPYVGDIEREWGRAPGTINSNGREILVLGLQLGNVFVGVQPTFGYEGDPMRLLAAESGAPHHGFMALYTYLEKVLCADAVVHVGTHGALEFMPGKQAGLSEKCWPDRLIGELPNIYLYSVNNPSEGTIAKRRSYAELVSYLTPPIENAGLYKELVSMKELLTAYRRAGGEVERHRLFEAIEEKAQQLNL, via the coding sequence GTGAAGATAACAGTTTTTTATGTAGGAACGAGTTTGCTCGCGCCGCTCAGACGCGCCGAAGCCGAGATCAATTCTCATCACAAACTCGAGCTGCAAATTGCAAGCTACAACTGTGGCGCGCCGCTCACCGAGCCCCAATGGAATTCGGCTGAGCGTGATGTTGGCGGCAGCGACCTGGTCTTCGTCATACACGTGACCGAGGGGGAGAACGCCGCCAGAATCGCGGCGGCCCTCGATCGTTGCGGCAAGCGTCACAGCGCTGTAATCGCCTTCAATTGTATGCCTGAGCTGATGCGCCGGGTGCGGATGGGCAAGCTCGACTTCGGCAAGCTGATGAAGCCGCGCGAATCGGACGAGCAAGGCGGCGAGAAAATATCGGGGCCAGGCATTGCGCGGAAGCTAGGCACGTGGATGGCTGACTTCGTCAAAGGCCGCACGCCGGTCAGCGGCGATTCACCCAAGCGGGTAGGGCCCCCGGCGAACGCAGACCAGTACGTCAAACTCATCGGCCGGCTGCCTTCGATTCTGAAGTTCGTTCCAGGCGCCGGCAAACTCCGCGATATTAAAAACTACCTTCTGCTGTTCGGCTACTTTCTTCAACCGACGCCAAACAACATACGCTCGATGCTGCTGTTTGCGATCAAAAGCTACGCGCCCGGGGATCATCGCTCCCTCGAGATTGAACCCGCGGAAGCTATGCCCGTGATGGGCGTCTATCATCCGGACGCCCCGAAGCTGTTCGAGACTTTCGAAGCTTACAAGGAGTGGTATGAGCGCAAGCGCCGGCGCAAGCTTGATGGTGATCAGACTATCGGACTGCTGTTGATGCGGCCGCAGATTATCAGCGATGCGCGGCGGCACTACGACGGATTGATCCGAGCCATAGAGGAAGAAGGCTTGTGTGTGATACCGGCGATTTCAACTTTCATGGACAATCGCGACGCTTGCCGGAAGTTCTTTGTCGAAGACCTCGACGTGGTGGGGCGCGCGAAGCCGGAGGAGCAGGGCTCCAAACGAAACGGGGGAGGGAAGCCGCGTGTAAGCCAGGTTGTTTCACTCACAGGGTTCAGCTTCGTCGGCGGGCCCGCGATGAACGACAGTCAGGCGGCGGCCGAGTTTCTGAAGCGGCTGGACGTTCCGTTCCGTTCGATGGTCTCGCTCGACATTCAGACGATCGAGAGCTGGAACCAAAGCAAGCTTGGACTGAATGCGATTCAAGCCGCGATGCAGGTTGCCATTCCGGAAATAGACGGAGCGACGGAGCCGTTTGTCTACGGCGGCTTACCTGCGAACGGGAATCAGCCTGAACCGCTGGAGGAACGCTGCCGGCGAATTGCGCGGCGGCTGGCTCGATGGAACCGATTGCGAGTTGCACCGCGCGCCGATGTGCGGCTTGCGCTTCTGGTCTTTTGCTTTCCCCCGAACAAAGGGAACATCGGCACTGCTGCGGACCTCGATGTTTTCCCGAGTTTGTGGGAGATACTCTCGAAGTTGCGATCAGACGGCTACGCTGTCGATGTGCCGGACAGCTCAGAGCAGTTGCGCGAGATGTTGCTCGAAGGCAACTCAGCCGAGTTCGGTATGCTGGCGAACGTCGCCTATCGAATGAGCGTGGACGAGTATCGACGGCTTTGTCCTTATGTCGGCGATATCGAGCGCGAGTGGGGACGAGCGCCTGGCACGATCAACTCGAATGGCCGCGAGATTCTCGTGTTGGGATTACAGCTTGGAAATGTGTTTGTCGGTGTGCAACCGACATTCGGGTACGAAGGCGATCCGATGCGGCTGCTCGCGGCTGAGAGCGGCGCGCCGCATCACGGGTTCATGGCGCTGTACACCTACCTCGAGAAGGTCCTTTGCGCGGATGCAGTGGTGCACGTGGGCACTCACGGCGCGCTGGAGTTCATGCCTGGGAAGCAGGCAGGCTTGTCGGAGAAATGCTGGCCCGATAGGTTGATCGGAGAACTGCCCAACATCTACCTCTACAGTGTCAACAATCCATCTGAGGGAACGATCGCAAAGCGGCGCTCTTACGCGGAGCTGGTTTCCTACCTGACGCCTCCCATAGAAAACGCCGGGTTGTACAAAGAGTTGGTCTCGATGAAGGAGCTGCTGACTGCGTATCGCCGGGCCGGCGGCGAGGTCGAACGCCATCGATTGTTCGAGGCAATCGAAGAGAAGGCGCAGCAATTGAATCTGTAG
- a CDS encoding intradiol ring-cleavage dioxygenase: protein MNKNNFSRRTFLGSAAVGALGTAAFFAPGVFAEHLTQTPAQTEGPFYPDKMPLDKDNDLLIINDSITPAVGVITQLAGRILDRRGDPIRNAEVEIWQVDNNGSYLHTKSDNYPKRDPNFQGFGRYETSSTGKYHFRTIKPVLYPGRQAPHIHFMVKVKGHEKFTTQCYIKGHPGNAADFVLKGIKDAKARESVIVDFTPIETSRIGELAAKFDIVLGYTAVA from the coding sequence ATGAATAAGAACAACTTCTCACGACGGACTTTTTTGGGCAGCGCCGCAGTTGGGGCATTGGGGACCGCTGCTTTCTTTGCGCCGGGCGTCTTTGCCGAGCACTTGACGCAAACGCCTGCGCAAACCGAGGGGCCGTTTTATCCGGACAAGATGCCGCTTGATAAAGATAACGACTTGCTGATCATCAACGATTCGATCACGCCGGCCGTTGGAGTGATCACGCAGTTAGCCGGGCGAATCCTCGACCGCCGTGGCGACCCAATCAGGAACGCCGAGGTTGAAATCTGGCAGGTGGACAACAACGGCTCGTATCTCCACACCAAGAGCGACAACTACCCCAAGCGAGATCCGAACTTCCAGGGCTTCGGCCGTTACGAGACCAGCTCGACCGGCAAGTATCACTTCCGCACGATCAAGCCGGTGCTATATCCCGGCCGTCAGGCTCCACATATTCACTTCATGGTCAAGGTTAAGGGCCACGAAAAGTTCACGACTCAGTGCTACATCAAAGGGCACCCGGGAAACGCGGCTGACTTTGTGCTGAAGGGAATTAAGGACGCGAAGGCTCGCGAGTCGGTTATTGTTGACTTCACTCCGATCGAGACGTCGCGCATCGGCGAGCTTGCCGCGAAGTTCGACATCGTGCTCGGCTACACGGCGGTAGCGTGA
- a CDS encoding histidine phosphatase family protein, producing MSYIYFIRHAQAGSRDNYDVLSEPGQQQARLLGEHFLAQGVELGAVYSGGMRRQRETAQIACEVLTRAGLEAPEVITDERWNEFSLISVYRAIAKRMMKDDADFARDIEEMQQAISRDPHTTGGAVGRCDQAVVRAWMENRYPDYAGEAWSSFRSRIHTCAGDISSNHHTEKAIAIFTSATPIAITAGAALGLSDEKLLSILGVIYNTSVSVMRARNGELRLFSFNATPHLSISQRTLR from the coding sequence TTGAGCTACATCTATTTCATACGTCACGCGCAGGCTGGATCGCGCGACAACTACGACGTGCTGTCCGAGCCGGGTCAGCAGCAAGCGCGGTTGCTCGGTGAGCACTTCCTGGCCCAGGGCGTCGAGCTTGGGGCGGTCTATTCGGGTGGAATGCGCCGCCAGCGTGAGACGGCGCAGATCGCTTGCGAGGTGCTGACGCGCGCAGGACTGGAGGCGCCCGAGGTGATCACCGACGAACGCTGGAACGAGTTCAGCCTGATATCGGTGTACCGGGCGATCGCGAAACGAATGATGAAGGATGACGCTGACTTTGCGCGCGACATTGAAGAGATGCAGCAAGCGATCTCTCGCGATCCCCACACGACCGGAGGCGCCGTGGGCCGCTGCGACCAGGCAGTAGTACGAGCCTGGATGGAGAATCGTTATCCCGATTATGCCGGAGAAGCCTGGTCTTCATTTCGATCCAGGATTCATACTTGTGCAGGAGACATATCGTCGAACCATCATACGGAGAAGGCGATTGCCATTTTCACTTCTGCGACACCCATCGCGATAACTGCCGGAGCCGCGCTGGGGTTGAGCGACGAAAAGCTGTTGAGCATTTTAGGCGTCATCTACAACACCAGCGTGTCGGTCATGAGAGCGCGCAATGGCGAGCTGCGCCTGTTCAGCTTCAACGCGACGCCGCATCTCAGCATATCGCAACGTACTCTCAGGTGA
- a CDS encoding penicillin acylase family protein gives MAFNDSLRTRGSRNQRTLANRLTIAQALRAKVTRLALAALLVSFALTAAVPAKTSAEAKAEKIARSVTIYRDSYGVPHVYGPTDASCVFGYIYAQAEDNFWQIEDSYIRALGRASEVYGDRTLADDMLNRALEIPKLAKTEYDRATGRERELSDALADGLNYFLARNPQVKPRLITRFEPWYSYAATRFLIYQQFIYGKSGLKVDEIKTAVGALDSGGAPASTTASLNTPGIPLGGLEEPESEPVVGSNMWAVTPSRSASGHALLFINPHQPFFGPGQWYEGHIHSDEGWNLSGASFFGSPHPTIGHNEYLGWSHTVNDPDIVDVFIEKFDDAKNQLAYRYGDGYRAATEWTDTIGVKTAKGVEPKSFKFRKTHHGPIVSVREGKPLSIKLAKLEDGGSAYQRYLMGKAKSLAEFKAAISGGAVPMFNVMYADRDGNIFYAYNGAVPRRSTKFDWSKPVDGSNPEAEWQGYHSFDELPQLTNPKTGFMQNCNQTPFTTTTEGNPVKESFPSYMTRESDNARARISRRILSSREKFTFDDWARAGLDTTVLESETQIPQLAEEWEKLKEKDAARAAKLADPIAELKSWNHVSTIDSKAMTLFALWFERMGRLRAQKVSDDWLKIRALEEVAADLNRDFGTWQVAWGEVNRLQRIQSGGELEKFSDERPSLPIAGAPGPVGIVNNFYTRPVDGQKRRYGVAGTSFVSVVEFGPKVQARSLLVFGQSADPKSPYHFDQAQLYSKKEFKPAWFTLPEIKAHSKRVYHPGDTERRKAA, from the coding sequence ATGGCTTTCAACGACTCTCTTCGGACTCGGGGCTCCCGAAATCAACGCACCCTCGCGAATAGACTCACGATAGCGCAAGCTCTCCGCGCGAAGGTGACGCGGTTGGCGCTCGCGGCGTTGTTGGTCTCTTTCGCGTTGACGGCCGCCGTACCGGCGAAGACTTCAGCCGAAGCAAAGGCCGAAAAGATCGCGCGATCGGTCACGATCTATCGAGACAGCTACGGCGTGCCGCACGTCTACGGGCCGACGGATGCGAGCTGCGTGTTCGGGTACATCTACGCGCAAGCCGAGGACAACTTCTGGCAGATCGAAGACAGCTACATCCGAGCGCTTGGCCGCGCGTCGGAAGTCTACGGCGACAGAACTCTCGCGGATGACATGCTGAACCGCGCGCTCGAGATTCCGAAACTGGCTAAAACCGAATACGATCGCGCGACCGGGCGCGAGCGCGAACTGAGCGATGCGCTCGCCGATGGGCTCAACTACTTTTTGGCTCGGAACCCGCAAGTAAAGCCGCGGCTGATCACGCGCTTCGAGCCGTGGTACTCGTACGCAGCCACGCGGTTCCTGATATATCAACAGTTCATCTACGGGAAGTCAGGCTTGAAGGTTGATGAAATAAAGACAGCCGTCGGGGCGCTCGACTCAGGCGGCGCGCCCGCGTCAACGACTGCTTCGCTGAACACTCCTGGCATTCCCCTCGGGGGTCTAGAAGAACCGGAAAGCGAGCCGGTGGTTGGCTCGAACATGTGGGCGGTGACGCCGTCGAGGAGCGCGAGTGGGCACGCGCTGTTGTTCATCAATCCGCATCAGCCGTTCTTCGGTCCCGGCCAGTGGTACGAAGGACACATTCACAGCGATGAAGGCTGGAACCTGAGCGGCGCGTCGTTCTTTGGCTCGCCTCATCCGACCATTGGGCACAACGAGTATCTCGGCTGGAGCCACACGGTCAATGACCCTGACATCGTCGATGTGTTTATCGAGAAGTTCGATGATGCCAAGAACCAACTCGCATATCGCTACGGCGACGGATACCGAGCGGCCACTGAATGGACCGACACGATCGGAGTGAAGACTGCAAAGGGCGTTGAGCCCAAGAGCTTCAAGTTCCGCAAGACTCATCACGGACCGATAGTGTCAGTGCGAGAGGGCAAGCCGCTCTCGATCAAGCTCGCGAAATTGGAAGACGGCGGCTCGGCCTATCAGCGGTACTTGATGGGGAAAGCGAAATCGCTGGCTGAGTTCAAAGCGGCGATCTCGGGGGGCGCGGTCCCTATGTTTAACGTGATGTACGCGGATCGCGACGGAAACATCTTCTACGCGTATAACGGCGCGGTGCCGCGTCGCTCGACTAAGTTCGATTGGTCGAAGCCCGTGGACGGCAGCAATCCCGAGGCCGAGTGGCAGGGCTACCACAGCTTCGACGAACTGCCGCAGTTGACCAACCCGAAGACCGGTTTTATGCAGAACTGCAACCAGACCCCTTTCACGACGACCACCGAAGGCAACCCGGTCAAGGAGAGCTTCCCGAGCTATATGACTCGCGAATCCGACAACGCGCGCGCTCGAATTTCACGAAGAATACTTTCGAGCCGCGAGAAGTTCACCTTCGACGATTGGGCTCGCGCGGGATTAGACACGACCGTGCTCGAGTCTGAAACTCAGATACCGCAGCTTGCCGAAGAATGGGAAAAGCTGAAAGAGAAAGATGCCGCCCGAGCGGCCAAGCTCGCCGACCCGATCGCCGAGTTGAAGTCGTGGAACCACGTCAGCACCATCGACTCAAAAGCGATGACGCTGTTTGCTCTCTGGTTCGAGCGAATGGGCAGGCTTCGCGCCCAGAAGGTCAGCGACGACTGGCTGAAGATTCGCGCGCTTGAAGAAGTAGCCGCCGATCTGAATCGCGACTTCGGCACGTGGCAGGTCGCGTGGGGCGAAGTGAATCGCTTACAGCGCATTCAATCCGGAGGCGAGCTTGAGAAGTTCAGCGACGAGCGTCCGAGCTTGCCTATCGCGGGCGCGCCCGGGCCAGTGGGCATCGTCAACAACTTCTACACGCGACCGGTTGACGGTCAGAAACGGCGCTACGGAGTGGCGGGCACATCGTTTGTGAGCGTAGTCGAATTCGGCCCGAAGGTTCAGGCCCGGTCATTGTTGGTGTTTGGTCAAAGCGCCGACCCGAAGTCGCCTTACCATTTTGACCAGGCTCAGCTTTACTCGAAGAAGGAGTTCAAACCCGCGTGGTTCACGCTGCCGGAGATCAAGGCTCATAGTAAGCGTGTGTATCATCCTGGTGACACAGAGCGTCGCAAAGCGGCGTGA